From Paraburkholderia hayleyella, a single genomic window includes:
- a CDS encoding type II and III secretion system protein family protein yields MTVKFHAPVVSRRAISSLLAAIMLCNAAPVALAQTASMQSGVTSLARGSMLDLYRGEVRVIHVPGNIKRIAVGNGSLLTANVVDGRLMLIGEAPGITSLVVWNERGIALQTTVRVAKGDVNFSVDQLRSVLHSVSGLHIDPVGPNIVLSGVVHRNMLPLVKAATADLSNVIDTTTVDEGDALKKTIHFKVQIMELTRNAQKNLGIAWDSSFNGPEVGGSAFFRAGKRASSGSTSDAVDAATGAVGSNFFVAGIASKIASKINLAVNDGDAFILAAPELNTKSGGIASFLAGGQVPIPRAGALGTTDVEFKDYGIKLNIRPVVDANNIISANLETEISQLDPSVSYGGYPGFLTRRTSSDISLRAGETLAISGLISADALESTTGLPYLSKVPIIGKLFGSESFRSKKSDLVIFVTPLISDPSLAPNTGLLARADKVDERFRSQYGNPSPLAPKDEESTPETRRPITPTPALAPMPVRVTPQQLSPQATQWAQPATEQPLRMALVTAAPAPAAAPAAAPVASARRPTAPAGEAPNTGIPMDLAQAIRTLNASTGAAPRSATPAGAPGGKTPAQQVGTLGSGN; encoded by the coding sequence ATGACAGTTAAATTTCACGCACCGGTAGTTTCGCGCCGGGCTATTTCGTCCCTTCTGGCAGCGATCATGCTATGCAATGCCGCACCCGTGGCATTGGCCCAGACTGCAAGCATGCAGTCTGGCGTCACCTCCCTGGCACGCGGCAGCATGCTGGATCTGTATCGCGGCGAAGTCCGCGTCATCCATGTGCCGGGCAATATCAAGCGGATCGCGGTCGGTAACGGCTCACTGCTTACCGCAAACGTAGTCGATGGCCGGCTCATGCTGATCGGCGAAGCGCCAGGCATCACCTCACTGGTGGTCTGGAATGAACGGGGCATCGCCTTGCAAACTACCGTGCGCGTGGCCAAGGGTGACGTCAATTTCTCGGTGGACCAGTTACGTTCCGTGCTGCACTCGGTGTCGGGGCTGCACATCGATCCGGTGGGACCGAATATCGTCCTTTCCGGCGTGGTTCACCGCAACATGCTGCCGCTCGTCAAGGCTGCGACGGCAGACCTGAGCAACGTGATCGACACCACCACCGTTGATGAAGGCGATGCACTGAAAAAAACCATCCATTTCAAAGTGCAGATCATGGAGCTGACGCGTAACGCCCAGAAAAACCTGGGTATCGCATGGGACAGTTCATTCAACGGTCCAGAAGTGGGTGGCTCGGCGTTCTTTAGAGCGGGAAAAAGAGCCAGCTCAGGCAGTACCTCGGACGCCGTCGACGCAGCAACCGGCGCGGTCGGCAGCAACTTCTTCGTCGCGGGCATCGCCTCGAAAATCGCCTCGAAAATCAATCTCGCGGTCAACGATGGCGACGCGTTTATTCTCGCGGCGCCGGAACTCAACACCAAGAGCGGCGGCATCGCCTCGTTCCTCGCAGGCGGCCAGGTGCCGATTCCCCGGGCAGGCGCACTCGGTACGACCGACGTCGAATTCAAGGATTACGGTATCAAGCTGAATATCCGTCCGGTGGTCGACGCCAACAACATCATTTCCGCCAATCTTGAAACCGAAATCAGCCAGCTCGATCCGTCGGTGTCATACGGCGGCTATCCCGGCTTCCTGACGCGCCGCACCAGCTCCGACATCTCGTTGCGCGCAGGCGAAACGCTGGCGATCTCCGGGCTCATCAGCGCCGATGCGCTGGAAAGCACGACCGGCCTGCCGTATCTCAGCAAGGTGCCCATCATCGGCAAGCTGTTTGGTTCGGAAAGCTTCCGTTCCAAGAAAAGCGATCTCGTGATCTTCGTCACGCCGTTGATCTCCGATCCTTCGCTCGCGCCTAACACCGGCCTGCTGGCGCGTGCCGACAAGGTAGATGAGCGCTTCCGCAGCCAGTACGGCAACCCTAGCCCGCTGGCGCCTAAAGACGAAGAATCCACACCGGAAACCCGCCGCCCGATCACGCCAACACCCGCGCTGGCACCCATGCCTGTGCGCGTTACGCCGCAGCAGTTGTCGCCGCAGGCAACGCAGTGGGCCCAGCCAGCCACGGAGCAACCCCTGCGTATGGCGCTGGTTACTGCGGCACCAGCACCGGCTGCGGCACCGGCTGCGGCACCGGTAGCGTCCGCAAGAAGGCCCACGGCGCCTGCAGGCGAGGCCCCCAACACGGGTATTCCCATGGATCTTGCGCAAGCAATCCGCACGCTGAACGCATCAACCGGAGCCGCGCCACGCAGTGCAACCCCAGCGGGCGCGCCTGGCGGTAAAACTCCCGCACAGCAAGTCGGCACGCTGGGCTCAGGCAACTAA
- a CDS encoding ATPase, T2SS/T4P/T4SS family produces MLNLQIQARNTAPQTFTVDHDCTIGKAESCDIVIKGMLVGKLHARIINQQNAYYIEDQGGITATLVNGEPVTRYGPLTSADTIEIGTTTLKVLDSTSVQDHAMAALSPHAPISAPAMQQMAPQANGNHGLSSQENQGHGMAHASPAQAPNTSPNAALFALPPQAKPAAAMPAAPREQKAQAPLRLMPARVRKTAAEVAALAPINSPSGIELRKMAHMRVIAALDLRRLNVARMEDDELRHTVNSTLDEILKNDPSFRNTKVPLDALKKAVFDEIIGLGPLEELLADPSITEIMVNCHDEIFIEQAGQLKRSSVIFTDDRAVSGAIERIVAPIGRRIDESSPMVDARLADGSRVNAVIPPLALKGPSITIRKFSKTKLAGEDLVNFGSMSPEMLEFLNTAVEQRANIIISGGTGSGKTTLLNVLSSYIPDNERIVTVEDAAELQLSQPNLVSLEARPANMEGKGAVHIRDLVKNCLRMRPDRIVIGECRGGEALDMLQAMNTGHDGSLTTAHANAPRDCIARLEVMTLMAGLDLPVQAIREQICSAVDIIVQQTRFSCGSRRVTHITEVGGMESGIIQLQDVFVFRQEGYNSDGKISGTFVPTAYIPDFYQDLIRRHIPVNTEIFTRESAE; encoded by the coding sequence ATGCTTAACTTACAGATACAGGCGCGCAATACGGCGCCCCAGACGTTCACGGTGGATCACGATTGCACCATCGGCAAAGCTGAAAGCTGCGACATCGTGATCAAGGGCATGCTGGTCGGCAAGCTTCACGCGCGCATCATCAATCAGCAAAACGCGTATTACATCGAAGATCAGGGCGGCATTACCGCGACTCTGGTCAACGGTGAGCCTGTCACGCGCTACGGCCCGCTCACAAGCGCGGATACGATTGAAATCGGGACCACCACGCTCAAGGTGCTCGATAGCACGTCAGTGCAAGATCACGCCATGGCCGCCTTGTCACCCCATGCGCCAATCTCCGCGCCCGCCATGCAACAGATGGCGCCTCAGGCCAACGGCAATCATGGCCTCTCCAGCCAGGAAAACCAGGGGCATGGCATGGCTCACGCATCGCCCGCCCAGGCGCCGAACACGTCGCCCAACGCGGCGTTATTCGCACTGCCCCCCCAGGCCAAACCCGCTGCTGCCATGCCTGCCGCACCCAGGGAACAAAAAGCCCAGGCGCCACTGCGCCTGATGCCGGCACGCGTCAGGAAAACAGCGGCTGAAGTCGCAGCGTTAGCGCCAATCAATAGCCCGTCGGGCATCGAGTTGCGCAAGATGGCCCACATGCGTGTGATCGCCGCACTCGATTTGCGCCGCCTGAACGTCGCGCGCATGGAAGACGACGAACTGCGTCATACCGTCAACAGCACGCTGGACGAGATTCTGAAAAACGATCCCAGCTTCCGCAACACGAAAGTGCCGCTCGATGCGCTGAAAAAGGCCGTGTTCGACGAAATCATTGGGCTCGGCCCACTCGAAGAATTGCTGGCCGATCCGTCGATTACCGAAATCATGGTCAACTGCCACGATGAAATTTTCATCGAGCAAGCAGGACAGCTCAAGCGCTCGTCGGTGATCTTCACCGACGACCGCGCCGTATCAGGCGCCATCGAACGCATCGTCGCACCCATCGGCCGCCGTATCGATGAAAGCTCGCCGATGGTTGATGCGCGGCTGGCAGACGGCTCACGTGTCAACGCGGTGATTCCGCCACTCGCGCTCAAGGGCCCAAGCATCACCATCCGGAAATTCTCCAAAACCAAACTGGCGGGTGAGGATCTGGTGAATTTCGGCTCGATGTCGCCTGAGATGCTCGAGTTCCTGAATACCGCCGTCGAACAGCGCGCCAACATCATCATCTCGGGCGGGACGGGCTCGGGCAAAACAACCTTGCTCAACGTGCTATCGAGCTACATCCCGGACAACGAGCGGATCGTCACCGTCGAAGACGCGGCCGAACTGCAACTGTCGCAACCCAACCTCGTCTCGCTGGAAGCCCGGCCAGCCAATATGGAGGGCAAGGGTGCCGTGCATATCCGGGACCTCGTGAAGAACTGTCTGCGGATGCGCCCTGACCGCATCGTGATCGGAGAGTGTCGTGGCGGTGAAGCGCTCGACATGCTGCAGGCCATGAACACCGGCCATGACGGCTCACTCACCACGGCCCACGCCAACGCGCCGCGCGACTGTATCGCACGTCTTGAAGTGATGACACTGATGGCGGGTCTTGATCTGCCCGTGCAGGCAATCCGCGAACAGATCTGCTCGGCGGTGGACATCATCGTGCAACAGACCCGCTTTTCATGCGGCTCACGCCGGGTCACGCACATCACCGAAGTCGGCGGCATGGAGTCCGGCATCATCCAGTTGCAAGACGTGTTTGTATTCCGCCAGGAGGGTTACAACAGCGACGGCAAGATCTCGGGCACATTCGTGCCAACCGCCTACATTCCTGATTTTTACCAGGACCTGATCCGCCGCCACATTCCTGTGAATACCGAGATTTTCACGCGCGAATCAGCAGAATAA